The following coding sequences are from one Arthrobacter crystallopoietes window:
- a CDS encoding ABC transporter ATP-binding protein → MTRLQVQDLVTEFDTRNGVIRALHGISFDVGDSEIVGIVGESGSGKSTIVRSVIKLLMPPGRVAAGAAHFNGRNLLEMRERELRQIRGRDIGFVAQNPFSALNPVLRIEKQFANIVKAHGQRFNHGARQHAIDLLTATGVGDPERVVHGYAHELSGGMAQRVVIAMALYMNPGLVIADEPTTALDLTVQRQVLDTLRRLTSESGRAMLIVTHDLGVVAKYCDRVLVMYNGRLVEQGPVSEVFVRPQDPYTVSLLESVVSAGALSLSAEEADPDGTAAVPQIQLTDSRRA, encoded by the coding sequence ATGACACGACTACAGGTACAGGACCTGGTAACGGAGTTCGACACGCGGAACGGCGTGATCCGGGCATTGCACGGCATTTCCTTTGATGTCGGCGACAGCGAAATCGTCGGGATTGTAGGTGAATCCGGTTCAGGCAAATCCACCATTGTCCGTTCGGTGATTAAGCTGCTGATGCCTCCTGGCCGGGTCGCCGCCGGGGCAGCACATTTCAATGGGCGGAACCTGCTCGAGATGAGGGAACGAGAGCTTCGACAGATCCGCGGCCGGGATATCGGTTTCGTGGCACAGAATCCATTCAGCGCACTCAACCCGGTACTGCGCATCGAGAAGCAATTCGCCAACATCGTCAAGGCGCACGGGCAGAGATTCAACCACGGGGCGCGTCAACATGCCATTGACCTGCTGACGGCGACAGGTGTGGGCGACCCCGAGCGGGTTGTCCATGGGTACGCCCATGAACTCAGCGGAGGGATGGCTCAACGTGTTGTCATCGCCATGGCTCTCTACATGAATCCCGGCCTGGTCATCGCCGACGAACCGACCACCGCTCTTGACCTGACCGTTCAGCGGCAGGTGCTCGACACCCTTCGCCGGCTCACCTCCGAAAGCGGCCGGGCCATGCTGATCGTGACCCACGATCTCGGCGTCGTCGCCAAATACTGCGACCGCGTGCTGGTGATGTACAACGGCCGCCTTGTGGAGCAGGGGCCCGTCTCCGAGGTATTTGTGCGACCGCAGGACCCCTACACGGTTTCGCTTCTTGAGTCGGTGGTATCAGCCGGTGCGTTGTCTCTGTCTGCCGAAGAAGCTGACCCGGACGGTACTGCTGCAGTACCGCAGATCCAGCTCACTGACTCCAGGAGGGCATAA
- a CDS encoding branched-chain amino acid transaminase has protein sequence MSSLPETINATSPVAANPPVTYLMRDGELVEYADANLHVLSTTLKYGVGVFEGFRAYWSEDDNELYAFRVADHMRRLVDSMRVVEIDGPQDIEMLSEQLLSLVRANNLRSNLHMRAQVFVDSSDGKPDDTGPATVFMAAIPMNNYFGASGLDVQISSWARLSDRSMPPRIKSIANYQNGRLALLESRRNGYDAALLLTEDGHVAEGAGYNVFMVRQGKLCTPPATESILEGITRDSVLHLARTELGLDVDLRPIDRTELYSADEIFVCGSAAEVNHVTSVDRTPIGNGTAGELTRRIQDLYQKAVLGRAAADQNWALPVYAG, from the coding sequence ATGTCTAGCCTGCCCGAAACCATCAATGCCACCTCCCCCGTGGCAGCCAATCCGCCGGTCACGTATCTGATGCGGGATGGCGAACTGGTCGAATACGCCGACGCGAACCTCCATGTGCTCAGCACAACCTTGAAATATGGGGTAGGGGTATTCGAAGGTTTCCGCGCCTATTGGAGCGAAGACGACAACGAGCTCTATGCCTTCCGTGTTGCGGATCATATGCGCCGTCTGGTCGATTCCATGCGCGTCGTCGAAATCGACGGACCCCAGGACATCGAGATGCTCTCCGAGCAGCTACTGAGCCTGGTCCGCGCGAACAATCTCCGCAGCAACCTTCACATGCGGGCACAGGTCTTCGTTGACTCCAGCGACGGCAAACCCGACGACACGGGGCCAGCCACGGTCTTCATGGCTGCGATTCCGATGAACAACTATTTCGGCGCGTCCGGCCTCGACGTCCAGATCAGCAGCTGGGCGCGTCTGTCCGACCGGTCCATGCCGCCGCGAATCAAATCGATCGCAAACTATCAGAACGGCCGCCTCGCGCTCCTCGAGTCCCGCCGGAACGGTTACGACGCCGCCCTGCTGCTGACTGAAGACGGCCATGTCGCTGAAGGCGCCGGATACAACGTATTCATGGTCCGCCAGGGAAAGCTTTGTACACCCCCGGCAACCGAAAGCATTCTAGAAGGCATCACCCGCGACAGCGTATTGCACCTGGCGCGCACGGAACTGGGCCTGGACGTTGACCTGCGGCCCATCGACCGCACCGAACTGTATTCAGCCGACGAAATCTTCGTCTGCGGCAGCGCGGCGGAAGTAAACCACGTCACATCCGTCGACCGGACCCCCATCGGCAACGGAACGGCAGGCGAGCTGACACGCCGTATCCAGGACCTTTACCAAAAGGCCGTCCTGGGCCGGGCGGCAGCAGACCAAAACTGGGCGCTTCCGGTCTACGCAGGCTGA
- a CDS encoding ABC transporter permease gives MSIQARPRTITGLPVPGTGGKRGARIRNRTNPTLTVIAGLFLIGLPLAALLPFPHDPLQPDAASTAIAPNSDHWFGTDGIGMDVFSRTIEAAQIDLPIALAATVLSLLVGVPLGLFATSGRIGDAVMRVIDAFAALPIIVIAIVAIQLMGGGATDVILAIAIVGAPRFVRLTRAAAISLRSARYVEAAIATGCSPVRVAFNHIFRNAYGVVLVQATLTAANALGTIAALNFLGVGLRPPQPSWGGMINDGASMLVRGEWWAAAFPALAMLLVIGSLNILAGAIENKIERVERAR, from the coding sequence GTGAGTATCCAGGCCCGCCCGCGGACCATCACCGGTTTACCGGTACCGGGTACGGGCGGTAAGCGAGGCGCACGTATAAGAAACCGAACAAATCCAACCTTAACCGTCATCGCGGGGCTGTTTCTTATAGGACTTCCGCTCGCGGCGCTGCTGCCGTTTCCGCATGATCCGTTGCAGCCCGACGCGGCATCAACGGCGATCGCCCCCAATTCGGATCACTGGTTCGGCACAGACGGGATCGGAATGGATGTCTTCTCCCGGACCATTGAAGCTGCGCAGATCGATCTTCCCATCGCCTTGGCGGCCACGGTTCTGTCCCTGCTCGTGGGCGTTCCGCTCGGCCTTTTTGCCACCAGTGGCCGCATTGGTGATGCCGTCATGCGCGTTATCGATGCCTTCGCGGCGCTTCCGATCATCGTGATCGCCATTGTTGCCATTCAGCTGATGGGCGGAGGCGCTACCGATGTCATCCTGGCGATTGCCATTGTGGGTGCTCCCCGCTTCGTGCGGTTAACACGGGCGGCGGCGATCTCGCTGCGATCGGCGCGTTACGTTGAGGCGGCCATCGCTACCGGATGCTCTCCCGTACGCGTGGCATTCAACCATATCTTCCGAAACGCCTACGGGGTCGTGCTCGTGCAGGCGACTCTGACAGCGGCCAACGCGTTGGGAACAATTGCCGCCTTGAACTTCCTCGGAGTAGGCCTGCGGCCTCCCCAGCCGTCATGGGGCGGGATGATCAATGACGGTGCGAGCATGCTGGTGCGCGGGGAATGGTGGGCAGCTGCCTTTCCCGCACTGGCGATGTTGCTGGTCATCGGCTCGCTTAACATCCTTGCCGGCGCAATCGAGAACAAGATCGAGCGAGTGGAGCGGGCCAGATGA
- a CDS encoding relaxase/mobilization nuclease domain-containing protein, with amino-acid sequence MIPNITRGSRMAGLMVYLASTDADKTKNAHTDPHLIAGDAAIMAWYDDGALDHADALAIAKHLDQPRKAYGVEIRQKDFRWDQATKQRIENGHKQADVWHCSLSLRAEEGALTDQQWSDIANDFVDAMGFTETGGKAQCRWAAINHGTSENGNHHIHIAVSLVREDGTKASTHGDYKRAQKTCRELETKYGLEQLSTVHASRGYERAEKATAIREEREMHRASLARKVRASAGASVTEAEFVRRARDTGLLVRPRYAKNTTDVIVGYSVAERPKPGERPIWFGGGSLASDLKLGALREGWPDSPQLATEAAAEWNAAARNKRKVSRTGPENAVPPAQAWVDYTRNATTLADRLRAIPRDDHATWAKAAREVSGAFAAWSYRLEPTPGPLAATAAELSRTAQLRSPKQHGKPVALPSIAGTAMLFMAASSHDKTAAQTALMVQLINTAFAVYEMHAQSGRTREAQRIRSVVENQLAPFTATMPKAVPAGAERQPAEAATVPPRAVDIARRGMAPIRPGSVVPTTPTPATPAKTYQPSRRDTAPGLDR; translated from the coding sequence ATGATTCCGAACATTACCCGCGGCTCCCGCATGGCCGGGCTCATGGTGTATCTGGCGTCCACGGATGCGGATAAGACGAAGAACGCGCACACCGACCCGCACCTGATCGCCGGCGACGCCGCGATCATGGCGTGGTACGACGACGGGGCCCTGGACCATGCCGACGCGCTGGCGATCGCGAAGCACCTGGACCAGCCCCGCAAGGCCTACGGCGTCGAGATCCGGCAGAAAGACTTCCGCTGGGACCAGGCAACAAAGCAGCGCATAGAGAACGGACACAAGCAGGCCGACGTGTGGCACTGCTCCCTGAGCCTGCGTGCCGAAGAAGGCGCCCTGACCGACCAGCAGTGGAGTGACATCGCGAACGACTTTGTCGACGCGATGGGATTCACCGAGACCGGCGGCAAAGCCCAGTGCCGGTGGGCCGCGATCAACCACGGCACCAGCGAAAACGGGAACCACCACATCCACATTGCGGTGTCCCTGGTCCGCGAGGACGGCACCAAGGCCTCCACCCACGGCGACTACAAACGCGCCCAGAAAACCTGCCGCGAACTCGAAACCAAATACGGCCTCGAGCAGCTCTCCACGGTGCACGCCAGCCGTGGCTACGAGCGCGCCGAGAAAGCCACGGCCATCCGGGAGGAGCGGGAGATGCACCGTGCGTCGCTGGCCCGTAAGGTCCGTGCCAGCGCCGGCGCCTCCGTGACGGAGGCGGAGTTCGTCCGCCGCGCCCGCGACACCGGACTCTTGGTCCGCCCGCGTTACGCGAAGAACACCACCGACGTCATTGTCGGGTACTCCGTTGCCGAGCGGCCGAAACCGGGGGAGCGGCCTATCTGGTTCGGCGGCGGCAGCCTCGCCTCCGACCTGAAGCTCGGTGCCCTGCGTGAAGGATGGCCGGACTCGCCGCAACTCGCGACTGAGGCCGCGGCGGAGTGGAACGCCGCTGCCCGCAACAAGCGCAAGGTGTCCAGGACCGGCCCGGAGAACGCGGTACCGCCGGCACAGGCATGGGTGGACTACACCCGCAACGCCACTACCTTGGCGGACCGGCTCCGCGCTATCCCGCGTGATGATCACGCCACATGGGCGAAAGCCGCCCGGGAAGTATCCGGCGCCTTCGCGGCATGGTCCTACCGGCTCGAACCGACGCCCGGACCGCTGGCGGCCACCGCCGCTGAACTGTCCCGCACAGCACAGCTCCGGTCACCCAAGCAGCATGGGAAGCCCGTCGCTCTGCCGTCCATAGCCGGGACCGCGATGTTGTTCATGGCAGCGTCCAGCCACGACAAGACGGCAGCGCAGACGGCCCTCATGGTCCAGCTGATCAACACCGCCTTCGCCGTGTACGAAATGCACGCCCAATCCGGACGAACCCGGGAAGCCCAGCGCATCCGTTCAGTGGTCGAAAACCAGCTGGCCCCCTTCACCGCAACGATGCCCAAGGCCGTCCCCGCAGGAGCAGAACGGCAGCCAGCCGAAGCGGCTACGGTGCCGCCGAGGGCCGTGGATATTGCGCGCCGCGGCATGGCCCCCATCCGTCCCGGCTCCGTGGTGCCCACGACGCCCACGCCGGCGACACCGGCGAAGACCTATCAGCCCAGCCGCCGCGACACCGCGCCAGGCCTCGACCGATAA
- a CDS encoding acetamidase/formamidase family protein: protein MHSTQTLQDAKRVALRHASATFSAESDPVLEVAEGEPFIIEASSLLTGGLFETTTDYAKLSIPVTGPVAVTGAQPGDALRIDIHEINIDDRGAMVTLPGRGGFSRTLEKTGRIVEIVHDEVLFDAETRIPIRPMVGKIGLAPSTGTPNSSTVGAHGGNMDCKDVVAGSSVILPVQVAGAFLSAGDLHAVQGDGECSLTAVEVAGNILLSCSVIAGAAPRRPVVLSGGSVITIGDGESLDEAASHALDDMLALLQADRRWPAEKAAMLLSAAADVGVTQLVNARASVKVSLSTRYFNSPLFVPGTSPN, encoded by the coding sequence ATGCACAGCACCCAGACGCTTCAGGACGCCAAACGTGTCGCCCTCCGGCACGCCTCTGCTACGTTTTCCGCCGAAAGCGACCCCGTGCTCGAGGTCGCCGAAGGTGAGCCCTTCATTATCGAAGCCAGCAGCCTGCTCACCGGTGGCCTGTTTGAGACGACAACCGACTATGCAAAACTGTCGATCCCCGTGACCGGTCCCGTTGCGGTTACCGGCGCCCAGCCAGGCGACGCCCTTCGCATCGACATCCACGAAATTAATATTGATGACCGCGGCGCCATGGTCACCCTGCCCGGCAGGGGCGGCTTCAGCAGGACACTTGAAAAAACCGGCCGCATCGTGGAAATCGTCCACGACGAGGTGCTCTTCGATGCCGAAACCAGAATCCCCATTAGGCCGATGGTGGGCAAAATCGGCCTTGCCCCCTCTACAGGCACCCCCAATTCCAGTACCGTCGGTGCCCACGGCGGCAACATGGACTGCAAGGACGTGGTCGCAGGATCGTCCGTCATTCTTCCGGTTCAAGTTGCCGGGGCATTCCTGTCCGCCGGTGACCTGCATGCAGTCCAAGGCGACGGGGAATGCTCGCTGACGGCCGTGGAAGTAGCGGGAAACATCCTGCTCTCCTGCAGCGTGATCGCAGGCGCCGCGCCCCGGCGGCCCGTGGTGCTCTCCGGCGGATCGGTCATCACGATAGGCGACGGCGAGTCCCTCGACGAGGCAGCAAGCCATGCCCTTGACGACATGCTGGCGCTCCTCCAGGCGGACCGTCGGTGGCCCGCCGAAAAGGCTGCCATGCTCCTGAGCGCAGCAGCAGATGTCGGCGTCACGCAACTGGTCAATGCACGCGCCTCGGTCAAGGTCTCCCTCAGCACGCGCTATTTCAACAGCCCGCTCTTTGTGCCCGGCACCAGCCCCAACTGA
- a CDS encoding amidohydrolase family protein, with product MIDLLLTNGIVVTASGAERLDISISDGKIVALQTSGYASLLEATRVVDLQGQLVVPGGVDPHVHTNSVLPTAAESGIMCFGPDRVSEGAIYGGTTTLVDFAHWQPGDELSQSFARKSAEWQGTTYTDYALHGTFKEPEIPFEVLEQIPDAVANGHGSYKVWMTNTTPTRPRQKTDLGNMWGLMEQTAASGAMLAVHAEDDDIVMYSYKKLQHQGKTGIEYMHHAHNNLSEKLSFQRAITLANHVGAPIYLMHVSAREGVDAIREARGNGQPVYGEILPHYAYFTAEDYRQENGVIYHTYPSLKSSNDRDSMWESLLDGSLSTLATDGVCTDFDVKTRGQTILDATGGHAGVEMRMAVAYTEGVSKRGLDLTRFVDITSANAAKILGLYPQKGVIAVGSDADLAILDTTVDRTIKASDLHEADYTPWEGYRVAAWPSMTVLRGQVIVEDRQLKSPPQGTMLKQRVSSDVLNRPAC from the coding sequence ATGATCGATCTCTTACTGACAAACGGCATTGTGGTCACAGCCTCCGGCGCCGAGCGTCTGGACATCAGCATTTCCGACGGAAAAATCGTCGCCCTCCAGACGAGCGGCTACGCCAGCCTGCTCGAAGCCACTCGTGTAGTGGACCTCCAGGGTCAGCTCGTGGTTCCCGGCGGGGTCGACCCCCATGTTCATACCAACTCCGTGCTGCCCACCGCCGCCGAAAGCGGGATCATGTGTTTCGGGCCGGACCGCGTCAGTGAGGGCGCGATCTACGGAGGTACGACAACGCTGGTCGATTTCGCCCACTGGCAGCCAGGCGACGAACTTTCCCAGTCATTCGCCCGCAAATCAGCGGAATGGCAGGGCACCACGTACACCGACTACGCGCTCCACGGCACCTTCAAGGAACCGGAGATTCCCTTCGAAGTCCTCGAGCAGATTCCGGACGCCGTCGCCAATGGCCACGGCAGCTACAAAGTATGGATGACCAACACCACCCCTACGCGCCCGCGGCAGAAGACAGACCTTGGCAACATGTGGGGGCTGATGGAACAGACAGCAGCGTCAGGTGCCATGCTCGCCGTCCACGCTGAAGACGATGACATCGTGATGTATTCCTATAAAAAATTGCAGCACCAAGGCAAAACCGGCATCGAATACATGCACCATGCACACAACAATCTCTCCGAGAAACTCTCCTTCCAGCGTGCGATTACCCTCGCCAACCATGTCGGGGCACCCATCTACCTGATGCACGTCAGCGCCCGCGAAGGAGTGGACGCCATACGCGAGGCCAGGGGCAACGGCCAACCTGTCTATGGGGAGATACTGCCGCACTACGCCTACTTCACCGCGGAGGACTACCGGCAGGAAAACGGGGTAATTTATCACACCTACCCCTCGCTGAAATCATCGAATGACCGCGATTCCATGTGGGAGTCCCTGCTCGATGGATCATTGAGCACACTGGCTACCGACGGTGTATGTACAGACTTTGACGTTAAAACCCGCGGGCAGACCATCCTTGACGCAACCGGCGGACACGCCGGTGTAGAAATGCGGATGGCTGTTGCCTATACGGAAGGCGTCTCGAAACGAGGTCTGGATCTGACTCGTTTCGTCGACATCACTTCGGCTAACGCCGCAAAGATTCTTGGGCTGTATCCCCAAAAAGGCGTTATCGCCGTGGGCAGCGACGCTGATCTGGCTATCCTCGACACTACGGTCGATCGCACCATCAAGGCATCCGACCTGCACGAGGCTGACTACACACCATGGGAAGGCTACCGGGTAGCAGCCTGGCCGAGCATGACAGTTCTGCGAGGGCAAGTAATCGTGGAAGACCGCCAACTGAAATCCCCGCCACAAGGAACGATGCTCAAGCAGCGTGTTTCCAGCGATGTCCTGAACAGGCCCGCCTGCTGA